Genomic DNA from Desulfuromonas versatilis:
TGAGCGGGTTCGCACGGAACGGCAGGAGGCCGAGCAGGCCAGGCTGCTGGAGGGGCTCTCCGGGCAGTTCGAGCAGCAAGGACTGGCCCTGGAGGAGGCCCGGCTGCTGCAGGCCGCCGCGGAGAAGGAGCTCTCCCGGGGGCAGGAACGGGTGTTTCACCTGAGCGGGGAGTTGCAGAAGGTCGAGGGGCGCATCGGTTTCGCCGGCAAGGAGGTCGAGAACTTCGATCGGCAGAAGGAACGAACCGCCGCCGAGATCGAGGAGGTGAGGCGGCGGCTCAGCGAAACCGACCGCGAGCAGGCCGAACTCGAGGCCAGCCAGGTCGACCTGGGTAGCGGCCTCGAGGGGAAAGTCCGCAGGCTCGCCGAGGGGGAGGGCCAGTTCGAGGAGTTGGCGGCTCTTGAGCGAGAGACCGCGACCCAGCTTGAGGCCGAGCGCACCGCGGTGTTCAGCCTGCTTAACGAGCTGACCCGCATGGCCGCCGCCGGCGAGGATGCCCGTCGGCGCCAGCAGTCGCTGGAGGAGCGCACCGCCCGCAACCGCGCCGAGGCAGTCAGCCTGCGTGAGCAGGGGGAGCAGGCCGCAGGGTTGATCGATGCCCTGGGCGCCTCCCTGGGAGAATTCAGTCAGCGGCGTGAGGCCCTCGAGCAGGAGCGCGATGAACTGCGCGAGAGCATTTTGGTCTGCCGCCGCAGACTGGAGCAGAACGAAAATGAGCTGCTGGTCAAGCGCGAGGAGCTCAACCGCAGCGGCTCCCGCCTCGAGTCGCTGCGCCAGCTCGAAGCGAGCTTCGAGGGGTACGGCAGCGGGGTCCAGGCGGTTTTGAACGACCCGCAGCTGGCTGGACGATTCAGCGGCATGCTGGCCGATGCCCTCGAGGTGCCGGCCAACTGCGAAATGGCCGTGGAGGCGGTTCTCGGCGAACGCCTGCAGGCCTTGCTTGCCGTCGACTTCCGCGACGCGCTGGCGGCCCTGGATTCTCTGCGGCAGAAGGAGGGGCGCTGCAGTTTCGTGCTCCCCGGTTTTGTCCCGGCCCCATCGGACCCCGTGCCGGGCGCCAGGCCCCTCGAAGCGCTGGTGCAGCTGCACCCCGACAGGGCCGAACAGGCGCGCCCCCTGCTTGCAGGGGTCTATCTGGTCGAGAGCCTGGAGCCCTTCCTGGCGCAGGGCCCTCCGCCCGGGGCCATCCTGGTCACCGAAGCCGGCGATATCCTCACCAGCCGCGGTGAATACTCGGGCGGCGGCCGACAAGGGGCCGGCCCGGGCCTGTTGCACAAAAAGCGCGAGATTAAAGAGCTCTCCGAGGTGCTGGAGCGCTTGACAGTGGAGGTCGCGCAGCTTCAGCATCAGCGGGTGCAGCTGCGTGAGGGGCTGAGCCGGGCCGAAGAAGAGTTGCGCGAGGTCGAGGCGGCCGTCCACCGCAAGGAACTAAAGCTGGTCGACAGCGAGAAGGACCTGCTTCGGGTACGCGCCGAGGCCGACCGCCTGCAGGAGCGCCTCGAGGTGCTCAGTCTCGAGGAGGATCAGCTGCATGAAGAGGGGCAGCTGCTCGAGCGGCAGCTGGGCGAGGTTTCGGCCGGACACGAGAAAAAGGAGGCCGAAAGGCTCGACCGGGAGCAGGCCGTGGCCCGGCTGCAGGAAGAGCTGCAGGTGCTGCGTCGGCAGACCGAAACGGTCCGCGAGCAGCTCACCGGGCTCAAGGTCGAGGTGGCGAGTATCCGCGAGCGTGAGGAGAACAGCCGCAGCGGTCTGGCGCGGCTGGGACGGCTGCGCGAAGACCTGCATGGCCGCCTCAGGGCTCTCGAAGGGCGCCGCGAAGAGGCCGACCGCGAGCAGGCCCGGCTGCGGGCCGAGGGCGAGCGCCTGAGGGTGGAGCTCGAGGTGCTGTTCCGGCGCAGGGAGGAAGAGGCGCGGAGCCTGGAGGGGCTGCGCGAGCGCTTCGATGAGGGGGCGCGGCAGATCGAGGAGCGCGAGGAGGCGCTCAAGGTGCTGCGCAACGGCCTGAACCAGGCCCGGGATGCCCTGGCGGCGCACCAGTTGCGCAGCCGGGAGCTGGGGATGGAGCTCGAGCACCTGCGCGAAACCATGCTCGAACGTTATCGCCTCGACCTGGCCGCCGCGGCCGCGGCAGAGCCCCTGCCGGACTTCGAGGAGGCCGCCGCCGAGCGCCGGCGCGCAGAACTGCGCCAGCTCATCGAGGCCATGGGCGAGGTCAACCTCATGGCCATCGAGGAGTATCGCGAGCTCGAGGAGCGGGCCCAGTTCCTCATCGCCCAACAGGAGGACCTGCGCCAGTCCCTGGAAGGGCTGCAGTCGGCGATCAACAAGATCAACCGGACCACCCGCAAGCGGTTTAGGGAAACCTTCGAGCTGGTCAACGCCAAGTTCATGGAGATTTTCCCCCGGCTGTTCCGCGGCGGGCAGGCCGAGCTGAAGCTCACCGACGAGAACGACCTGCTGGAGACCGGCATCGAGATCATCGCCCAGCCCCCGGGCAAAAAGCTGCAGAGCGTCAACCTGCTCTCCGGCGGCGAGAAGGCCCTGGCCGCGGTGGCGCTGATATTCTCCATCTTCCTGATCAAGCCGTCGCCCTTTTGCATGCTCGACGAGGTCGACGCGCCCCTGGACGAGGCGAACATCGGCCGGTTCAACAGCATCGTCAGGGAGATGGCCGAGGTGTCCCAGTTCATCATCATCACCCACAACAAGCGCACCATGGAGATTGCCGACATCCTTTACGGCGTGACTATGGAGGAGCCCGGGGTGAGCAAACTGGTTTCGGTGCGACTGAACGACTTTTGACCGGCCGGGGTGGAGAGCCCGCCCCGAGGGGAGTGGAGCAATGCCGTTTCAGAAACTACTGGGGGAGCTGATCGAGAGAGTGCCCGGGGCCCGGGGGGCGATTCTCGCCGACTGGGAAGGGGAGGCCGTTGACCAGGTGGCCCGCATGGATACCTATGAGCTCAAGGTCATGGGGGCCCACAAGGGGGTCATCCTGAATAATCTGCGCGAGATCCTGGAGCGCCTGGAAAGCGACCAGCTCCAGGAGATCGTGGTGACGACCGCCCTGGCCCAGACCCTGATCATGCCGGTAACCCATGAATATTTCCTGGTGTTGACCCTCGACAAGGGGGACACCCTGGGGCGGGCCCTGTTCGAGGCCCGTCGCTGCGTCGCCCTGCTCAAGCAAGAGATCGCCTGAGGCGGGCCCCGGGCCCGTCTCGGTAGAATACATGGTTTAAGGAGCCTTACCTGGATGGAACAGCTTGTTTACTGGATTGAGTATCTTGCCGACCTGTTGGCGCGGGCGGGAGTCCCCGAGGAGTTCCAGACCCTTGGAGCCATGGGAATCCTCTATGCCCTGGGCACGATTGCCGCGCTGCTGTTTGTGTTCGGCCTGCTGCGGCTGACCTGGCGCAGGAAAAAGCTGCCCCTCGCCCCCCCTGGCGAAGCGCCCGCCACGGGCGAGGAAGAGGCTGCCGAGGCCGGGGAAGAAAAAGCCGCGGAGGCCGCCGCACCGGCCCCGGTCCCCCCTGCAGCCGCGGAGCCTGCCAGAAAGCAGCCTGCGGCCGAGGCCCCCGCCGCGGTCAGCCTCTTCGACCGTATGCGGAGCGGCCTGGCCAAGACCCAGTCCTCGCTGATCGGACGGATCGATACCCTGCTGCGCGGCAGCGGGAAAGTCGATGCGGACCTGCTCGAGGAGCTGGAGGAGATCCTGGTGACCGCCGACTTCGGCGTGAAGACCACTCAGGATCTGGTTCAGGCGTTGCAGAAGCGGTTGTCGCGCAACTCCCAGGCCGCCCCGGCAGAACTCCGGGAGGCCCTGAAGGAGGAGATCCGCCAGCGGCTGCGTCTTGAATCCGAGCCTCTTTCCCTGGAACAGGCCAGCCCTTTCGTCATGATGGTGGTGGGGGTCAACGGGGTCGGCAAGACCACCACGATCGGCAAGCTCGCCCGCCAGTTCGTCGGCCAGGGCAAGAAGGTTCTGCTCGGCGCCGGTGACACCTTCCGGGCCGCTGCCGCCGAGCAGCTGAGCATCTGGGGTGAGCGGGCCGGGGTCGAAGTGATCCGCCATGCAGAAGGGGCCGACCCGGCGGCGGTGGCTTTCGACGCGGCCAAAGCTGCGGTGGCGCGCAAGGCCGATGTCCTGATTCTCGATACGGCCGGAAGGTTGCACACCAAGGTCAACCTCATGGAGGAGCTCAAGAAGGTCCACCGCGTTCTGGCCCGGGAGATCCCCGGCGCCCCCCACGAAACCTTGCTGGTGCTCGATGCCACCACCGGCCAGAACGCCCTGGTGCAGGCCCGGCTGTTCAAGGAGGCGGTTAAGATCTCGGGCATCGCCCTGACCAAGCTGGACGGAACGGCCAAGGGAGGGGTGGTCGTGGCCATCGGCGGCGAACTCGGCCTGCCGGTGCGCTTTGTCGGCATCGGCGAGGGGGTGGAGGACCTGCGTCCTTTCGACCCCGACATGTTTGTCGAGGCACTCTTTCAGACGAATTGAAACACCTTGACTTGTCATTTGTTTTTCCTTAAACTCATCCTTTAAAACAGGTAGTTTCGAGTATGGATCTGAATATTATTGCCCGGCTTGAACAGAAGGTCGATCAGCTCCTCGAGCGAAAGCTGCAGCTGGAGGCAGACTGCCGGCGGTTGCGGGAGGAAAACTCCGCCTTGGTGCAGGAGCAGGAACGGTTCCGCGCGGAGCTTGACCGGATCATCGACAAGCTCGACCGGCTCGAGCAGGAGCCCTCGTGAAGCAGGCGGTGCAGGTGACCATTCTCGGTCAGCAGTATACTGTCAAGAGCGAAGCCCCAGCCGAAGAGGTCCGCCGGGTCGCCGCCTTCGTTAACGAGAAGATTTCCGAGGTCGCTGCGGCCAAAACTGTGGATACGCTAAATTCCGCGGTCTTGGCATTGATGAATGTTTCAGGCTCTTATCTGCGGCTGCGGGATGCCGAGAGCAGTAGAGACGAGTCGCTCGAGGGGCGCCTGCGCCTGCTGCTGGAGCGGCTGGAAAATGCCTGCCCCGATTCAGCGGAATCGCGGCGGGGGTAGCGGCGGGCGTCGCCCGCCAAAGCGGTAAGGCTGCCGGGGACGCGCCGGCAGGGTCGCTGTGGCTCTCGTCAGGCCACCTTGCGTTGCGACCGATCTCTGTACGGAGACTTTAGATAGATTGGCAGATGGTTCTACGCGCCCCCGCATTTCCCAGGGGTGTTTAACTGATTCAGGTTTTCAGGGTTTTTCGCGCAGTACGCAACAGTTATGAACCGGTCCTCGGATTCGCAGATGGTTCCCGGCACCCCCGGGGGGATTTCC
This window encodes:
- the smc gene encoding chromosome segregation protein SMC, with protein sequence MKIKRIEIVGFKSFVEKVTLDFQEGITAVLGPNGCGKSNIVDAIRWAMGEQNAKHLRGRSMEDVIFGGSETRKPLGMAEVSMIFSNQDGLAPPAFRGYAEIMVTRRLYRSGESEYLVNKTPCRLKDITELFMDTGVGARAYSIIEQGKIGMILNAKPEERRYLIEEAAGVTKYKSRKKTALRKIEATRHNLQRLGDIVSEVRRQLGGLKRQAQKAERYREYRQELRGIEIAFARRRWLRLEDERVRTERQEAEQARLLEGLSGQFEQQGLALEEARLLQAAAEKELSRGQERVFHLSGELQKVEGRIGFAGKEVENFDRQKERTAAEIEEVRRRLSETDREQAELEASQVDLGSGLEGKVRRLAEGEGQFEELAALERETATQLEAERTAVFSLLNELTRMAAAGEDARRRQQSLEERTARNRAEAVSLREQGEQAAGLIDALGASLGEFSQRREALEQERDELRESILVCRRRLEQNENELLVKREELNRSGSRLESLRQLEASFEGYGSGVQAVLNDPQLAGRFSGMLADALEVPANCEMAVEAVLGERLQALLAVDFRDALAALDSLRQKEGRCSFVLPGFVPAPSDPVPGARPLEALVQLHPDRAEQARPLLAGVYLVESLEPFLAQGPPPGAILVTEAGDILTSRGEYSGGGRQGAGPGLLHKKREIKELSEVLERLTVEVAQLQHQRVQLREGLSRAEEELREVEAAVHRKELKLVDSEKDLLRVRAEADRLQERLEVLSLEEDQLHEEGQLLERQLGEVSAGHEKKEAERLDREQAVARLQEELQVLRRQTETVREQLTGLKVEVASIREREENSRSGLARLGRLREDLHGRLRALEGRREEADREQARLRAEGERLRVELEVLFRRREEEARSLEGLRERFDEGARQIEEREEALKVLRNGLNQARDALAAHQLRSRELGMELEHLRETMLERYRLDLAAAAAAEPLPDFEEAAAERRRAELRQLIEAMGEVNLMAIEEYRELEERAQFLIAQQEDLRQSLEGLQSAINKINRTTRKRFRETFELVNAKFMEIFPRLFRGGQAELKLTDENDLLETGIEIIAQPPGKKLQSVNLLSGGEKALAAVALIFSIFLIKPSPFCMLDEVDAPLDEANIGRFNSIVREMAEVSQFIIITHNKRTMEIADILYGVTMEEPGVSKLVSVRLNDF
- a CDS encoding roadblock/LC7 domain-containing protein, with protein sequence MPFQKLLGELIERVPGARGAILADWEGEAVDQVARMDTYELKVMGAHKGVILNNLREILERLESDQLQEIVVTTALAQTLIMPVTHEYFLVLTLDKGDTLGRALFEARRCVALLKQEIA
- the ftsY gene encoding signal recognition particle-docking protein FtsY is translated as MEQLVYWIEYLADLLARAGVPEEFQTLGAMGILYALGTIAALLFVFGLLRLTWRRKKLPLAPPGEAPATGEEEAAEAGEEKAAEAAAPAPVPPAAAEPARKQPAAEAPAAVSLFDRMRSGLAKTQSSLIGRIDTLLRGSGKVDADLLEELEEILVTADFGVKTTQDLVQALQKRLSRNSQAAPAELREALKEEIRQRLRLESEPLSLEQASPFVMMVVGVNGVGKTTTIGKLARQFVGQGKKVLLGAGDTFRAAAAEQLSIWGERAGVEVIRHAEGADPAAVAFDAAKAAVARKADVLILDTAGRLHTKVNLMEELKKVHRVLAREIPGAPHETLLVLDATTGQNALVQARLFKEAVKISGIALTKLDGTAKGGVVVAIGGELGLPVRFVGIGEGVEDLRPFDPDMFVEALFQTN
- a CDS encoding cell division protein ZapB, with translation MDLNIIARLEQKVDQLLERKLQLEADCRRLREENSALVQEQERFRAELDRIIDKLDRLEQEPS
- a CDS encoding cell division protein ZapA — encoded protein: MKQAVQVTILGQQYTVKSEAPAEEVRRVAAFVNEKISEVAAAKTVDTLNSAVLALMNVSGSYLRLRDAESSRDESLEGRLRLLLERLENACPDSAESRRG